From Bosea sp. NBC_00550, the proteins below share one genomic window:
- the fliR gene encoding flagellar biosynthetic protein FliR, whose protein sequence is MQIAILPELSAIFVLVFARVGTLVMLMPGIGERFIFSRGRLSLAFFIALMILPVARPSLRIPADISGVVTLLIGELLVGLIIGVCARLVMACLQTAGTLVAQTMGLGFAMTVDPTGGMQNPSIGNFLTMLGITLVLTTDLHHVAIAAIHESYRLLPPGGVPDLTDILTLAVQSAARGFALAIQISAPFLVFGLLFNLGLGVLARMMPQLQVFFLAVPASIIGGMLVLLVVVSVMMSVFLNDLGAFLRQFTGN, encoded by the coding sequence ATGCAGATCGCGATCCTGCCCGAGCTCAGCGCCATTTTCGTGCTCGTCTTCGCGCGCGTCGGCACGCTCGTCATGCTCATGCCGGGCATCGGCGAGCGCTTCATCTTCTCGCGCGGCCGGCTCTCACTCGCCTTTTTCATCGCGCTGATGATCCTGCCCGTGGCGCGCCCTTCCCTGCGTATCCCCGCCGACATCTCCGGCGTCGTCACGCTCCTGATCGGCGAATTGCTGGTCGGCCTGATCATCGGGGTCTGCGCCCGGCTGGTGATGGCCTGCCTGCAGACGGCCGGCACGCTCGTCGCGCAGACCATGGGCCTCGGCTTCGCCATGACGGTCGACCCGACCGGCGGCATGCAGAACCCGTCGATCGGCAACTTCCTGACCATGCTCGGCATCACGCTGGTCCTGACGACGGACCTGCACCACGTCGCCATCGCCGCGATCCACGAGAGCTACCGCCTGCTGCCGCCCGGCGGCGTGCCCGATCTCACGGACATCCTGACGCTCGCGGTGCAGTCGGCGGCGCGCGGCTTTGCCCTGGCGATCCAGATCTCGGCGCCCTTCCTCGTCTTCGGCCTGCTGTTCAATCTCGGGCTGGGCGTGCTGGCGCGGATGATGCCGCAGTTGCAGGTCTTCTTCCTCGCCGTGCCGGCCTCGATCATTGGCGGCATGCTCGTCCTGCTCGTCGTCGTCAGTGTGATGATGAGCGTCTTCCTGAACGATCTCGGCGCCTTCCTGCGCCAGTTCACCGGCAATTGA
- the flhB gene encoding flagellar biosynthesis protein FlhB, whose protein sequence is MSEDAENEDRTEDPTQRKLDEATDKGDVPKSQEIGTFFVLSGFTLALLVAAGWSARDAMLSLRSFLMNAHQVPSDGAAFMQVTRQGVLTGFMALGMPFAFILCAGLVGAMLQHKPLWTFEPLMPKFSRLSPMAGAKRMFGKEAWVNFAKGLAKTALIGAVVWFTLWNQHDRLEAFVQMNVAALMPATLTLAIKLMGSVLALFAIVAIGDFGWQRFSWYQRQKMTKQELKDEFKNSEGNPEIKAKLRQIRSQRVRKRMMAAVPKATVIITNPTHFAVALQYEPGMAAPLCLAKGVDTMALKIREVAGEHRVPIIENPPLARALYATVRIDEEIPVEHYQAVAEVIGYVLRLKGRRA, encoded by the coding sequence ATGTCCGAAGATGCCGAAAACGAAGACAGGACAGAAGACCCGACACAGCGAAAGCTGGACGAGGCCACCGACAAGGGCGACGTACCCAAATCGCAGGAAATCGGCACGTTCTTCGTGCTCAGCGGCTTCACCCTCGCCTTGCTGGTGGCCGCCGGCTGGTCGGCCCGTGACGCCATGCTGTCGCTGCGCTCCTTCCTGATGAACGCCCATCAGGTTCCCTCCGATGGCGCAGCCTTCATGCAGGTCACGCGGCAGGGCGTGCTGACCGGCTTCATGGCGCTCGGCATGCCCTTCGCGTTCATCCTCTGCGCCGGGCTCGTGGGCGCCATGCTCCAGCACAAGCCGCTCTGGACCTTCGAGCCGCTGATGCCGAAGTTCAGCCGCCTCTCTCCGATGGCCGGCGCCAAGCGCATGTTCGGCAAGGAAGCCTGGGTCAATTTCGCCAAGGGCCTCGCCAAGACGGCGCTGATCGGCGCCGTGGTCTGGTTCACGCTCTGGAACCAGCACGACCGGCTCGAAGCCTTCGTGCAGATGAACGTCGCTGCCCTGATGCCGGCAACGCTCACGCTCGCCATCAAGCTGATGGGCTCCGTGCTCGCGCTCTTCGCCATCGTCGCCATCGGCGACTTCGGCTGGCAGCGCTTCTCCTGGTACCAGCGCCAGAAGATGACGAAGCAGGAGCTCAAGGACGAGTTCAAGAACTCCGAAGGCAATCCCGAGATCAAGGCCAAGCTGCGTCAGATCCGCTCCCAGCGCGTGCGCAAGCGCATGATGGCGGCCGTGCCGAAGGCCACCGTGATCATCACCAACCCGACCCACTTCGCCGTCGCCCTGCAATACGAGCCCGGCATGGCCGCCCCGCTCTGCCTGGCCAAGGGCGTCGATACCATGGCGCTGAAGATCCGCGAGGTCGCCGGCGAGCATCGCGTGCCGATCATCGAGAACCCACCGCTGGCGCGTGCGCTCTATGCTACCGTCCGCATCGACGAAGAAATTCCTGTCGAACACTATCAGGCGGTGGCGGAAGTCATCGGTTACGTCTTGCGCCTGAAGGGTCGGCGCGCCTAA